In Bacteroidota bacterium, the sequence CGTGCCTGGCACGTCCCTTTCTATTTTTGGGGTGAGCGTCGTAATGCTTGGATCCAGAGTCTGATCCTATTCTCTCACAATCATTCTCGTCACGTTCTCTAACGGCGAGTATATCCGGACGCAGTACACGCCTGGCGCGAGAGGGGAGAGATCGAGCGTGAAAGCCGTCGCCTGCTCGCTCGATTCGAGCACGCTCTGGCCGAGCAGATTCAGTACAGTGACATGAGCTCTGGATGGCGCACCTTCAATCGTAATGAGGCCTGTTGTTGGATTGGGAGACAATTCAATTGTTGCAGATGATGAATTCGCAACACCGGCATTCGCGATATCGGAGATCTTCATACGCCATACGCCTTCATCGGAAGGGTATGTACCAGAGCCCTGGTTCGTTCCGGCAAAGAGATAGCCACTGGATGTTGTTAGAGCCGAAATCAATGCACGCGATAGTCCCCTGTGAGCCGGTGACCAATGTTGTGCACCATCCTTCGCGACATATACGCCGCTGTCGGTCGAGCCATCAAAAATATATGGATCATTCGCGATGAGCACATTTCCATAGTGAGTGCCATAGAGTTGGGTCCACGTTGCACCGCGGTCGCTGGAGGTAATGAGCCAACCATTTGGGCCACCCACACCTCCGACAAGTATTGTATCCAGTGCTGTAATAACATAGGTTGGTTTGCCTTGCGATGTGGCGTTCCAACTTGTTCCGCTGTCGGTGGATCGGAAGACGCCACTATTTGTGCACGCAAAAACATCGGACCACACGAAAGCCAATCCGGAGGCCATGGTACCATTGGGCAGACCATTGTTGATCATCTCCCATGGCAATCCATCGCCCATGGATCGAAAAATTCCAGTGTTGCCAGCGAGGAATCGCATAGATCCCCACCCCACAATCGAACCGATTGCATCGTACTTGTTTCTCAGGCCAGCGGTGTCCAAAGCCCAGCTCGTTCCCAGATCGGAGCTCACGACCAAATGCCGGAAGGACGAAGCGTAGAACTTGGGGCCAGCAGCGAAGACTCCAATAGTAGCGGTCGGGCTTATTCCCGAGTTCGCGGGAAAATTGGAGCAGAGCGTCCACGACTCTCCAAGATCGTTCGATCGATAGCACCCCTGGTCGGTCCCGGCCATGAGGGTCGTGTCAATCGCGGCGAGAGAGTAAACGGTCATACCCTGTTGTGGCAGGCCATTACTCACGCGCACCCACTGCGCCTGGGCGCCCGAGACGACACTGAACAGCATGGTGGCGATCGATGCGAGGAGAGTCGGTTTGAGATGCATGGTCGTAAGCGGTTGATGTCAAAAATGCTATGGATTCATACTATAGAAGACCACTCAAGGAGAGAAAGGTAACAGCAGCAACCGAAGAATTCATGACGTGTCCCTCCATCCTCGATGAATCTCACTCTTGGGACAGCTTCAATCAAAGCCCTCCCTATTTAAAACGCTTGAGGTGGCCTCCGGTTACAAATAAATCTTTAGTCAGAATGTAGATTTTTGCCGAATGAACAATTCTAAGCGTGAAACCGCATGTTCTCATAGCCGTATCTTTGTTGCAACATAAATTATTATGCTCACCAAACGACCTTCGAACGAGCGCGGACATGCCGATCACGGCTGGCTGAAGACGTACCATACTTTTAGCTTCGCGGACTACTATGACCCAAAACATACGCACTTCCGGACGTTGCGCGTAATTAACGAGGATACGGTGGCCCCGGAAGGCGGCTTCGGCATGCACCCGCACCGCGACATGGAGATCATCACGTATATTCTCTCCGGCGCGATCGAGCATGAGGACTCGATGGGCAACAAAGGCATCATTCGTCCGGGAGACGTGCAACGGATGACGGCTGGTACTGGGGTCGTGCATAGCGAGTTCAATCCTTCAAAGTCTGAGCCGGTACACCTTCTGCAAATCTGGTTGTATCCGGAGAAGCATGGTCTTACGCCAAGCTATGAGCAGAGGACTTTTCACGATCAGGATAAGCGAAATACGTTTTGTCGCATCGCGTCGCACGATGGACACAACGACAGCGTCCAGATCAATCAGGATGCAACGGTCTACGCCAGTATTGTCTCCGATGGTGCTGAACTCAAGCATCACTTTATTTCGGGGCGCGCAGGCTTTCTCCAGGTTGCTCGCGGGACAGTGCACATTGATGATATAGTTCTTCATCATGGGGATGCCGTTGCGATTGAGGACGAGGATTCGATTCTGATCAGAGCTTCGCAGAACGGTGAAGCCGAATTCTTACTCTTTGACTTAGCGTAATGAAGATACTCGCATTTCTCGGCAGTCTTCGCAAGGGCTCATACAATGGGATGGCGCTCCGCGCCGCGATTGAACTCGCGCCGGCAGATATGCACATCGAGGTCGCTGAGATTGGCGACTTGCCGTTGTATAATCAGGATGTGGAAGATGCCGGCATTCCGCAATCGGTCCAGCGACTCAAGCAGCAGGTTAAAGATGCCGATGGACTCCTGTTTGCCACACCGGAGTATAATTACTCAGTGCCGGGCGTGCTCAAGAATGCCATTGACTGGATCTCGCGTCCTCCGAAGGAGAATCCGTTCAATGGCAAGCCATGTGCGATCATGAGTGCCTCTACCGGATTGCTGGGCGGCTCGCGAGCGCAATATCACTTGCGGCAGACCTGCGTGTTTGTGAATCTATTGCCAATGAACAAACCGGAAGTCATGATCTCCAAGGCCCAGGAAAAATTTAACGCCGATGGGACCCTTGCCGATGAAGCGACGCGGAAAATTCTTACGGTCTTCATGCAGTCCTTAATGACATGGGCCGAGCAGATCGGACGAGCTGAGTAATCTATCAACATCGCTAGAAGCGTCAAACTACTTGTCGGGTTGCGTTAGTTGTTTATGTCTGTTGTGTTGCTGAGCGGGAATTTAGTTTGCGCTCTCCCTAGCCGCTGAGCGCGGAATCACCAATAATGGAGCTGTATTCCTCGGTTCTTCAATCTTTTCTTTGAAGGCCTTTCGCTTGGCATATTCCTTCCAAGTCTCACTCGCAGCTCGAAGCCCATATTGCAGGCACGTCGCGAATTGGCGTGTCTCGCACGCGAAGAATCCGTCGGGAAGCTACGGGGAGCAGCTTCTCGGTGGAGCCGCCTTTCGGTGAGTCGTAACGACGATATCCCGAGGCACTGTCGCGCCTGCAATTGCTCTCGGAACAGGGCTACGGATTCAAAAACATAACTCACCATTACACTCAATTATATGGCTACTATTTTCAAAGGAGTTAACTGGGGCAAAGGACTCATTTTCAACTCCATCACTCTGGTCGCTCTTGCCAGTGTGCTCACCTTCGGTTTCGAAACGGCGTCTATGGCACAACCGGCCCAGACAGTATCCTATCAGGGACTCCTGATGAACACATCCGGTCCATTGACCGGCTTAGTCGACCTCGGGATTACATACTACGATGTCGGGACCGGCGCAGTACTTCTCACGGAGACATTTTCCGGAGTCTCTGTCACAAAGGGCGTCTTTGAACTCCAACTCGGTTCGACCGTCGGCGGACTCCCGGCGATGATCGATATTACCCGACCGATCGAATTGGGTATTCGCATCAATCAAGGCGAGGAACTCTCACCACGTGCCCGCCTGACTGCCGTGCCGTATGCGTTCACTGCGCATTCGCTCGATGGGATTCTTGCGAGCGCCACACCGACGAATGGAAAAATCTTTCCAATGCCACTTGACAACAATGGACACATCAGCTCGAACTTGCTTCCACCGATTAGCATCAATGGGATGGAGTCGACAGGAGGGAATTTCGAGATCGCTGCCGGACCGAACATCTCAGTGCAGCGTGATATTCCGAACGGTCGACTGCTCATCTCCGGAACTGCAAGCCAAATTACTGGCGTGGTTCTCGGGCAAGGTCTCATTGGTGGCGGAAGCACTGGCCTGATCACAGTTGCGCTCGATGCCGGACGGCTACCGGGTACCTGGATTACTCCGGCTTCGATCACGGGCCGGCAGTTAAGCGCAGACATCGCCGGAACCGCGCTCTATCAGGACCTCAATGGCAACCTGAATGTGGCGTACGATCCAGCACATTTCACAATGCTGGGCGATGAGTTCACGCTCCGGATGGATGTTCCGGTTCGCGGGACAACCGCGACGTTCACGGGTGATGTCACCCTTGGCTCCGGCGACGCGAATATGACGACCGTTCTGAGTCCGCTCTCATTGCTGCATGGCGCAGATGCCGGGCTCCAGCGAATCACCTCACTGGGTGAGCCAATTGACGTAACCGACGCTGCAACCAAGGGATATGTCGATGGAGTGGCGTCTACACTTGCTGAAACGCTCGACGCAAAATTGGACGAACAATTACCAGCCTCCAATCTTTGGGTCGGTAACGAGAGTGGGATTGCCCAGGCTGTCACTGTGACCGGGGACGCATCAATGGATGCAGCCGGACATCTAACCGTTACAGGAATCCAGAATATTCCGGTCGCTTCGGCTCAACCATTGGGTGCGCAGTTACTCCGATATGATGCCGAGATGAACCGATGGGCGCCGGCTACGGTCGCCATGGGACAAATCGATGGCATTGTTGCTGGCACAGGTATCACGGTAGACGGGTTGGATCCAAGGCAACCTCAGATCGCAGTGACTCCGCTGACTCAGACAGGAGCTGCAGGCTCTGTCGACTTTCTCAATGGTGGGCCGGCCAAGGCGAAAGAGCTCATTGCGACAATCAGCAATCCGCTCGTCACACCTGCGAGCATCATTATTGTGACGGTCAAGCTGAATGGTACCAGCATGGCTAACGATCATTATGTGGCGAACACAGCCAATGTGACAAATGGGTCGTTCGACATTCACTTCCTGCAGACCGGTGGTGACCTTAACAACGGCGAAGGTGCCACGGTGCATTATGTCATCTTTAACTAAAACAGAAGCGTTCATTTGAGAGCATTCTGAACACAATTTACTCACACACGCGAAAGAGAGTTCACTGCTGGCCAGGCGCACTGCCTGGCCAGCATGTTTCTCTGACAGTGCAGAACAGTGACTTGAACATTCAAAACACAAACGCATATGTCTACCACCAAAACCAACGACGAACTAAAGGAGCTATTCTCTGCCAGCTCGAAGACACCAAAAGTAGTGACCGTCCCTAAAATGCAGTACCTCATGATCGATGGCAAGGGCGATCCGAATAAGTCGAAAGAATTCCAGGATGCCGTACAAGCACTCTATGGGCTTGCGTATACCATGAAGTTCGATCGAAAGAAGCAGGGCAAGGAAAGTGATTACAAAATTGCGCCGCTTGAAGGACTCTGGTGGAGCGAGAACATGTCGGACTTCTCCAATAATAACCGGACCAAGTGGCAATGGACGCTAATGCTCGAGCAGCCGGATTCTATTACCAAGACGGAAGTTGCCAAAGCCGCAAAAGAAGTGGAAGAAAAAAAACATCTCGATACAGTATCGAACGTACGACTGGAGAAATGGAGTGAAGGAGAGTGTGCGCAGATTATGCACATCGGCCCATACTCCTCAGAAGCACCCACGATCGAGAAACTTCACGACTTTATCCGCGATCAAGGAGCGGATATCAGCGGCAAACACCATGAGATCTACTTGGGTGATCCGCGTCGCTCGGCACCGGAAAAACTGAAGACGATCCTCCGTCAGCCGCTCAAACGTCAGTCTCGAAATACGCTGCATCGACCCGCTTGACGATGTATCGCTGTTGCTCGACCACTCCAATACCATGATGGACCATGAGTCGAGCGAGTTCGGCGCCATCGATGAGCAAGATACGCTTCTCCGAAGCTTCGGCGGCTTGCCGTGCGGCCGGAGAGAATTCTGATGTCGTAATCAACGCGCCCTTGCGAGTCGCAACGGTCGCGAGAGTGCGGATAAAGTTTTTCACTTGCGACTTCTCCACGATAGCTCGCTCCCGAAGCGCATTGAGATAAATGGCATCATGACCGAGCTTGTGAGCTTTGACGAGTCCTTCAAGGACTCCGTGTTCCTGGCGGGTGAGAAGACCTTCCGCATGAGCGCGCGGGCTACTGTATCCCAGTGCAATGAGGACATCGAGTATGATTTGCTCGAAGTTGGCGGGCGAAGAGGCCCTAATATATTCCAAGACTTCAGCTCGAAGTGCAAGCGATTGCGCCTCGTATGCATGGCCGAGCGCTTTGTTTGGTGGCTGCCCGCAGCTCTTCGTGGCGTTCGTAGTGGGTGACGCGTACGAAGAGAGTGATCGAAGATCGCTGAAATCCAGCTTGGCTGGCGCAGTTTGAAGGATGCCAAGTCCACGCGCAGTAATACGGAAGACGCCTCGCGAGACTGGTTCTAGCAAGTTCGCGTTCTTGAAGCGCGTAGTCACGCCGGATACACACGTCCGAAGTTGTACAGGCTTCTCGGCATTAGTGCAGGGCAAACGAAAATAGTCGGCGAGATACGTTTCGGCATCGCCGGCGCTGTGAGGCTTTCCATCACCCATGAACTGTAGGAGCGGTAACATCACGCTCTCGGGATCGGGGATCTCCATGTCTCGGAATCGGATAATGATCCGTGGGGGGATGGTATTCAATACGGAATCGAGCACACCAGTTCCGTTCATCATGAACGGAACAGGCAAAACCCAACTGAACTCATCTGCGTTATTCTGGACATGCGTTTGCCATATAGCCTTGCAGCACCTCTGAATGTGCCTGCTCTAATTTGTCATGCCTTGTTGATGCTCGTGCCGTTGCTAATCCCTTACACCAGCTGGGGACAGAATCCTCAGCTCCCGGGGATTAACATTGAAATTCCGCCGCCAAAGAAGTCTGCGCCCGCCGCGCCCCCAGCAGTCTTCGATCGCATCAATATGGGGCCGAATATCAATTCTGAGTATAGTGACCTGTTCCCTGTCTTGACCCCTGACGAAACGTTAATGTTTTTCGTGCGCAAGGGCGATCCTTCGAACACTGGTTACGCAAATAATCCGAACGACGAAGACATTTGGTACTCTCTTCGGCAATCGGATGGCTCCTGGTCCAAAGCAGAAAAGTTGCCAGGCCCATTGAACACCACGAATTACGATGGCGTCCGCGCGATCAATACTACTGCCACACATCTCTATCTTCAGAACACCTATCGGGCGGATGGGACCGGTGGTAAAGGGTTTTCAATGAGTTCGAAGCAGCCCGATGGTTCGTGGTCCTTTCCCGAGCCCCTGCTTATCGACGACTATTATAACGACACGTCCATCGCGATGATGACGATCTCGGGTGACGAGAAGTATATGATCCTCTCGCTGAAACGGAAAGATGGGCTCGGTCAGCACGATCTCTATTTATCGCGAAATATTGATGGACATTTGCATTGGTCACGGCCGGAATTGATCGCAGAACTATCGACACCGGGTGATGATATCTCGCCATTTATCGCATACGACGACCGGACCATTTATTTCTCGACGAATGGTCGAGGAGGTATCGGTGACTATGACATTTTCGTCGCGCGCCGACAGGACGAAAGTTGGATGCACTGGTCGAATCCCCGGGATCTTGGCGAACCAGTCAACACTATTTCGTTCGATGCATACTTTACAATTGGCGCCCGCGGTGATACCGCCTACTTTTCGAGCGCGCATGAAACGTCAACGCGTGGATTCGGCAAGAGCGATATTTGGAAGCTCTATCTGAGAGAAGATCTCCGGCCTGGCTTCCATCTGCCGAAGGGAAGCGAGTGGGATCCGAATCTCTCCGCGAAGGACCTGCAAGGGTCCCAGATTCGGCTCGATGAGGTTCGGTTCGATGTCGGAAGCAGTTCGCTGAAAGGCGAATCCATGGCTGCGCTCGGCAAAGTTGTCGAATTGATGAAACGCTTGCCGGGACTTGCTATTGAGATTCAGGGCCACACGGACTCCCAAGGAGACCGCGAACGCAACATGGTGCTGTCTCAGAAACGGGCGGAGGCGGTCGTTACCTTTCTTGCCTCGCGAGGTGTTCGCCGCGACCGATTAGGTGCCAAAGGCTTTGGCCCCGACCGCCCCATTGCTCCGAACGAAACGGCCTCAGGTCGGGCACTCAATCGTAGGGTGGTGATCGAGGTGACGCGCGCTGCCGATTGATGTCGTATCAAGTGCTCGAAGCCTACGATCCGGAAGCCGTCGAAGACTTCCGGTCGCTTAAAGGTAAGGGTGGACATTTCGATCGCGGGCTCTTCATCGCGGAGTCGGAAAAGATCGTCCGAAAGATTCTCGAAAGTACCGCAATGATTCCGAAGGCTCTGATGACGCCAGAGCACTTCGAATCTTTTCGTAACTTATTAGACTCTCGTACGGATTCGACAGAAGTCTATTTAGCTCCGAAACAGGAAATGGAGCAAATCGTCGGGTACCTCCTGCATCAGGGCGTCATGCTCGCCGTACAAATTCCAGAGACTCAATCGATCGAAGAAGCAGCGTTGCATTGGCGCGATCCCTTCGTTGTCGTCGCCCTCGATGGAATCTCGGATGCGGAGAATATGGGAGCGATTATTCGCACGGCGGCGGCATTTGGTGCAAGCGCGCTGATCGTGGATGATCGCTGCTGTAATCCATACTTGCGCCGCTCTGTCCGAGTCTCGATGGGGACAATTGTCGATATCGAGATCGTCCGAGTGCCCGATCTTGCGGTGTCGCTAAGAGCGTTGCGTGACGCACATCATTGCCGCATCATCGGAACGGGATTGACTGCTAGCAGCATTCCACTTAGCGAGCTTGAATCAGCTGCAAACAATGTCCTCGTGTTTGGCTCTGAGGGCTGGGGCCTTCGGCCGGAAGTCATCAAAGCATGCGACCAACTGGTGCGGATTCCCATGAACGCCAACATTGATTCGCTCAACGTTGTTGTCGCAAGTGGGATCGTACTATATGAGATGTCGCAGTGCTTAAACCGCGAGATTCTCTAACTTCTCGCTTAACTCCGACCACTGGAAGACCAGCCGCTCGAGTTCTCCTCGCAGAAGGCCTAGCCGCTCGGAATCAGACTTGACCCGGTCAACGCTGCTGTAATACTCGGCATCCAACATTGCGTCCTCAATTGCGAGCTTTTCTTTTTCGAGAGATTCGATCTTCTTCTCGACTTCAGAGATCTTCGTTCGAAGTGGTCGTTCTAGCTTGAACCTCGCGTTTCGGTCGTCCGCTTCCCGGCGCTTCTGCTCGCGCGTAGCAGCTTCACGCTGGGCAGGACTGCTCTCCGGTTTCGAGGCTCCATTCTTTGGAGCCGTAGCAGGAGCGACCGGCTTGGCTGCATTAGCCTGACGCGCGGCAGCTTTCTTACTTTGGATCAGCGCGATTTCCGATGCACGCAATTCGTCAAGATACGTCTCGAGAGGTTTGGTATATTCCTTTACATAACCATCCTGGAACGTGATCAGTCGATCGGTCAAATCTTCGAGGAAATCCCGGTCGTGGGATACGACGACGACGGTCCCATCGAACTGCAGCAGCGCTTCCTTGACGACCTCTTTGGATGCCATGTCCAAATGGTTTGTCGGCTCATCGAGTACGAGTGTGTTCGTGGGCTCCAGCAACATCTTGGCGATAGCCAGCCGGGCTTTCTCTCCACCGGAAAGGACGCGTACTGGTTTGTAGACATCATCACCGCGGAAGAGGAATGCACCGAGCAATGAGCGAAGCTGCGACTGAGTGCGCGGCATCGTGTTGGAGGCCGTTTCGTGAAAGAGTTGCGCGCGCGTTACATTCTCGACGGTTTCGAGAACTGTAAGCTTTGGATCCAGGGCTTCAGCCTGATGCTGGGCATAGTAGCCGAGCAGGACGTTGTGCCCGACTTCGAACGTACCGCCAGTCAACTGTTCCTGGCCGGCGAAGATTTTTCCCATCGTAGTCTTGCCTTCGCCGTTCTTCCCGAGCAGCGCTACTCGATCTCCACGCTCGATGCGGAGATCAACTCCGGAAAAAATATCTCGGACGCCATCATAGGACTTTGCACCATGTTGGACTTCGAAGACCATCCGACCGGATGCAGGTGCCGGTGGAAAGTTGAAATGAACGGAGGGCCCGTGCGATGCCAACTCAATCCGCTCCATGCGCTCGAGCATCTTTAAGCGCGATTGCGCCTGTCGGGCCTTCGTTGCCTTGTACCGGAATCGCTCGACGAAACTTTCGAGCTCTCGTCTTCGCGCATCGATGTTTTGCGCGCGCGATGCAAGCTGCGCTTCACGCTCCGCCTTCGTTCGCTCGTAATATTCGTAATTGCCGGCATAGACTTCGATCTTCGATCGGTCAATTTCTGCCGTGCGGTTCGTGATCGCATTTAGAAATGCGCGATCATGGGAGACGATCACGATGGTGCCATCGTATCCGCGGAGATACTCTTCGAGCCAAAATAAGCTTTCGAGATCAAGATGGTTTGTCGGTTCGTCGAGCAGGAGCGCGTCGGGCCGGGCGATGAGTAGCTTTGCGAGCAAAAGACGCATTTGCCATCCGCCCGAGAACTCGGCAAGTGGGCGCTCGAAATCTTTCTCCGTAAATCCGAGGCCCTTTAATACTTTCTTGGCCGCGGCTTCAAGTTCGAAGCCACCCAAATCTTCGAACTTATGGTGAAGAGTACCGAATTTCTCGAGTATTCGTGTGTACTCGGGGCTGGTATGGTCCTGATTCGGATCCTCCATTTGGATCTGGATCGCGGCGAGCTGTTCCTCGACTTCAATCAAATCTTCTTTTGCCCTCAATGCTTCGGCGATGAGCGTTCGCTCTTGAGCCGCCGCATCGAGCGTCGGCTCCTGCGGCAAATAACCGGTCTTGTAGGCCGTGGGCAGATTGACGGTCCCGCTTTCCGGTTCGTACACGCCGGCGATGATTCTGAGGAGTGTTGTTTTGCCAGCTCCGTTCGGACCCACGAGTCCCATCCGGTCGCCGGGGCGAACGGTAAATGTGACATCACGGAAGAGATAATCTCCCGTGAACTGCATGGAGATATGTTCGAGTGCGATCATGTCGTAATTATGGTCTCAGGCCGCGGCGGCCGCGATGGCGATGACGGACGAATGGGAGGTGATGCTCGATGTGCTTGCCCTCCTTGTCATACGGGATAACGCTGATCGAGCCATCAATTTCGAGGATCGCGGTGCGAACATCCGTAATATCTTTAAATCCATGCTCGCGGATTTGCTCTTCGATCTCCTCAGGCCGAATGGATTCATGTTGGAGATTCGACATCACATATTGTCCGTTGCGGATCAGCAAGCGAGGTTCTCCCCCCAGCAAATGCGCTACGCCCTCTCTGCGAAAAATGAGTTTTGTCAGCAGCACGTTAATGCCGATTAGCGTAGAGGCTGCGACAATCCCCCCCAGGAGCGAGGTATCGCTCCCGACCATCGCATTCTGTACTGCGTTGGAAACGAGGAGAATGAGGGCAAAATCGAGCAGTGAAAGCTGCGAAATATGGCGCTTTCCGGCCAGGCGAAAGCCAAGCAGGATGACCAAATAGACGACCGTGCTTCGAAGTACGATCTCGACGAGCGGGTTTAATTGCATGACCGGCCATGAACAGCATCATGGCCGGTTAGGAGCCTCAGGGCACGAAGAGGTTAATAATCTACCCTCAATGAGTCACATTAATCCACAGATTGTCATTCGCATCTCCGTGGCGAACCGAACAAAGATACGCGCCACTCGGGAAATCCTGTAGATTCAGATCCATCGTGTGCTCGCCACCCGAGAACGACTGATCCTGCGTAGACCATACGACTCGCCCAAGAACATCCGTCAGTTGAACATGGACGAATCCGGACGACTCCAGCGCA encodes:
- a CDS encoding ABC-F family ATP-binding cassette domain-containing protein, with the protein product MIALEHISMQFTGDYLFRDVTFTVRPGDRMGLVGPNGAGKTTLLRIIAGVYEPESGTVNLPTAYKTGYLPQEPTLDAAAQERTLIAEALRAKEDLIEVEEQLAAIQIQMEDPNQDHTSPEYTRILEKFGTLHHKFEDLGGFELEAAAKKVLKGLGFTEKDFERPLAEFSGGWQMRLLLAKLLIARPDALLLDEPTNHLDLESLFWLEEYLRGYDGTIVIVSHDRAFLNAITNRTAEIDRSKIEVYAGNYEYYERTKAEREAQLASRAQNIDARRRELESFVERFRYKATKARQAQSRLKMLERMERIELASHGPSVHFNFPPAPASGRMVFEVQHGAKSYDGVRDIFSGVDLRIERGDRVALLGKNGEGKTTMGKIFAGQEQLTGGTFEVGHNVLLGYYAQHQAEALDPKLTVLETVENVTRAQLFHETASNTMPRTQSQLRSLLGAFLFRGDDVYKPVRVLSGGEKARLAIAKMLLEPTNTLVLDEPTNHLDMASKEVVKEALLQFDGTVVVVSHDRDFLEDLTDRLITFQDGYVKEYTKPLETYLDELRASEIALIQSKKAAARQANAAKPVAPATAPKNGASKPESSPAQREAATREQKRREADDRNARFKLERPLRTKISEVEKKIESLEKEKLAIEDAMLDAEYYSSVDRVKSDSERLGLLRGELERLVFQWSELSEKLENLAV
- a CDS encoding DUF421 domain-containing protein; the encoded protein is MQLNPLVEIVLRSTVVYLVILLGFRLAGKRHISQLSLLDFALILLVSNAVQNAMVGSDTSLLGGIVAASTLIGINVLLTKLIFRREGVAHLLGGEPRLLIRNGQYVMSNLQHESIRPEEIEEQIREHGFKDITDVRTAILEIDGSISVIPYDKEGKHIEHHLPFVRHRHRGRRGLRP
- a CDS encoding restriction endonuclease, coding for MMNGTGVLDSVLNTIPPRIIIRFRDMEIPDPESVMLPLLQFMGDGKPHSAGDAETYLADYFRLPCTNAEKPVQLRTCVSGVTTRFKNANLLEPVSRGVFRITARGLGILQTAPAKLDFSDLRSLSSYASPTTNATKSCGQPPNKALGHAYEAQSLALRAEVLEYIRASSPANFEQIILDVLIALGYSSPRAHAEGLLTRQEHGVLEGLVKAHKLGHDAIYLNALRERAIVEKSQVKNFIRTLATVATRKGALITTSEFSPAARQAAEASEKRILLIDGAELARLMVHHGIGVVEQQRYIVKRVDAAYFETDV
- a CDS encoding pirin family protein, with the protein product MLTKRPSNERGHADHGWLKTYHTFSFADYYDPKHTHFRTLRVINEDTVAPEGGFGMHPHRDMEIITYILSGAIEHEDSMGNKGIIRPGDVQRMTAGTGVVHSEFNPSKSEPVHLLQIWLYPEKHGLTPSYEQRTFHDQDKRNTFCRIASHDGHNDSVQINQDATVYASIVSDGAELKHHFISGRAGFLQVARGTVHIDDIVLHHGDAVAIEDEDSILIRASQNGEAEFLLFDLA
- a CDS encoding T9SS type A sorting domain-containing protein, producing the protein MHLKPTLLASIATMLFSVVSGAQAQWVRVSNGLPQQGMTVYSLAAIDTTLMAGTDQGCYRSNDLGESWTLCSNFPANSGISPTATIGVFAAGPKFYASSFRHLVVSSDLGTSWALDTAGLRNKYDAIGSIVGWGSMRFLAGNTGIFRSMGDGLPWEMINNGLPNGTMASGLAFVWSDVFACTNSGVFRSTDSGTSWNATSQGKPTYVITALDTILVGGVGGPNGWLITSSDRGATWTQLYGTHYGNVLIANDPYIFDGSTDSGVYVAKDGAQHWSPAHRGLSRALISALTTSSGYLFAGTNQGSGTYPSDEGVWRMKISDIANAGVANSSSATIELSPNPTTGLITIEGAPSRAHVTVLNLLGQSVLESSEQATAFTLDLSPLAPGVYCVRIYSPLENVTRMIVRE
- a CDS encoding RNA methyltransferase encodes the protein MSYQVLEAYDPEAVEDFRSLKGKGGHFDRGLFIAESEKIVRKILESTAMIPKALMTPEHFESFRNLLDSRTDSTEVYLAPKQEMEQIVGYLLHQGVMLAVQIPETQSIEEAALHWRDPFVVVALDGISDAENMGAIIRTAAAFGASALIVDDRCCNPYLRRSVRVSMGTIVDIEIVRVPDLAVSLRALRDAHHCRIIGTGLTASSIPLSELESAANNVLVFGSEGWGLRPEVIKACDQLVRIPMNANIDSLNVVVASGIVLYEMSQCLNREIL
- a CDS encoding GyrI-like domain-containing protein — translated: MSTTKTNDELKELFSASSKTPKVVTVPKMQYLMIDGKGDPNKSKEFQDAVQALYGLAYTMKFDRKKQGKESDYKIAPLEGLWWSENMSDFSNNNRTKWQWTLMLEQPDSITKTEVAKAAKEVEEKKHLDTVSNVRLEKWSEGECAQIMHIGPYSSEAPTIEKLHDFIRDQGADISGKHHEIYLGDPRRSAPEKLKTILRQPLKRQSRNTLHRPA
- a CDS encoding NAD(P)H-dependent oxidoreductase, whose amino-acid sequence is MKILAFLGSLRKGSYNGMALRAAIELAPADMHIEVAEIGDLPLYNQDVEDAGIPQSVQRLKQQVKDADGLLFATPEYNYSVPGVLKNAIDWISRPPKENPFNGKPCAIMSASTGLLGGSRAQYHLRQTCVFVNLLPMNKPEVMISKAQEKFNADGTLADEATRKILTVFMQSLMTWAEQIGRAE
- a CDS encoding OmpA family protein; the protein is MRLPYSLAAPLNVPALICHALLMLVPLLIPYTSWGQNPQLPGINIEIPPPKKSAPAAPPAVFDRINMGPNINSEYSDLFPVLTPDETLMFFVRKGDPSNTGYANNPNDEDIWYSLRQSDGSWSKAEKLPGPLNTTNYDGVRAINTTATHLYLQNTYRADGTGGKGFSMSSKQPDGSWSFPEPLLIDDYYNDTSIAMMTISGDEKYMILSLKRKDGLGQHDLYLSRNIDGHLHWSRPELIAELSTPGDDISPFIAYDDRTIYFSTNGRGGIGDYDIFVARRQDESWMHWSNPRDLGEPVNTISFDAYFTIGARGDTAYFSSAHETSTRGFGKSDIWKLYLREDLRPGFHLPKGSEWDPNLSAKDLQGSQIRLDEVRFDVGSSSLKGESMAALGKVVELMKRLPGLAIEIQGHTDSQGDRERNMVLSQKRAEAVVTFLASRGVRRDRLGAKGFGPDRPIAPNETASGRALNRRVVIEVTRAAD